Part of the Vigna angularis cultivar LongXiaoDou No.4 chromosome 1, ASM1680809v1, whole genome shotgun sequence genome, GGAAAGATCCAATGAAAAATTAAGGATATGTTGTAAACCGTCCTCCTCTATTCAAGGGAGAAAAGTTTGACTATTAGAAACAAAGAATTATAGCATTCTTTAAATCTTGCCACATCAACATGTGGGATGTGGTTAAGAATGATAACATCATACTCCTTGATAAAGAGGGGGAGCCCTTGGCCAGAAGTAGATGGTCTAACGAGCAAGCACAAAGATATTATTAAACTCGCTTCTAGTCGCATCAAAGCCAACAAAACCTAAGTTTCTCCACTAATGTAGTAAAAGGAAAAACCTCGGATCAATCCTTGGACTTGGTACTTGTTAAGTTTAGAATTGTAGAATTAAGTcctaattattatttactaaGACAAGGTGGGAAAAAACTAACTAGTAATGCATGTATCTAACTAAAActaatgaatgaatgaaaagaaattaaaaaataatgcatGAAACTTATCCTAAGATGATACACTAATGCAAATCATAGAATATAAGCTAATGAACATTATAATAGAGCCTAAAATCTGAACCCTATTTGCTCAATAAGTAACAGCAAGAAATACCAATTGGATATTCACCAAAACGAATGACAAACATAGAATTGAATGTAATATCAGGAACTAAAATTATAACTgcaaatggaaaaataaaagaagataagGGAATCTGacatcaataaaagaaaatagaattaAATTCTAATCCTAATCACATATCAGAAAAGATTGAGATAAAAGAGGAAGTAAAGGTCAGATACAGATTGATTATTGAATTAAACTTGAATCCTTAAAGCAACCCATGATCTCAAGAAGACATCTTGAAAAGTTAGGCCATCTTTAGGGTCCTATAATATCTAACCTAGACACTAATGATCTGCACAGTTTTCTTTACGTCTCAAGTCAAATTCAATTACACAAAAATGAACCTACCAATAATATGACACATCTAAAATACATAAACAGATTTCCTATACTGAAAGAATCAAAACTTAATTCCTAAAATATACAATCTTAAGTAAAGAAATCATCTACCTATACCAATCTTAATCATCAAGACAGATCAACACAAAATAGACTTTAAAAGAAATGGGCAGTGATGTTTACTATTGCTAATGGACAACACAACAAACATTCAAGATTCATATTAACACTACTCCaaaattgaaatcataaatGGAAATGTAAAggaaataaagtaaaaacaGATTTACTCCAAGAACGAAAACAAAACACTAAAACTAATTCTAACAAGATCACTAAAATGTTATTCCTAatcaaacaatattaataaaagatggTGAAATCATAAAGGAAAGGAAACGAACCCAGAAGTAACTCAGAATCTAATACTGAAATGCAAAACCTATGAATGTGAAAGCTTGGAAAAGTAAATCATGTGCAATAATTAAAAGAACAAGCTCAAATGTAAATTGAATCGAAATTGAAACTGAAACATAAAAGTTCTTATTGAAATCTGAAGTCAAAATTACAAATGATACCAGAATCTCCAGAGAACCCAAAGTCTGTCACCCAATGATATTCTCCCAGAACTCCAGTGCAGAGAGTAATGTTTCTAAATCTATCAAAGATTTGAAATCTAAAACTAAGAACTAAGAACCGAATAGAAAACCTAATCTATGTGTAGTGTCTGTAACCCACTCCACGCACTTCTACTATCTTACAAAACTCCAGTTTTATAGgagaaaacaaaaaggaaaaaaatgggaaaaaggaaaagagggGAAGAaccaaaaaaactaaatttcaaaGCTTCGCGATTCTTCTTCTCTAACTCACTCTTCTGAACACGAACCGCTCTGTTTCCGGCCCCTTCGATCAATTTCTTCTCCTCTACAGATCAGCACATGATACCTGGTCTTGTGAGCCTTCTTATCAACTTCACTCTCGAAACATGAAGCTCGCCTTGCCTTCAACACTTCTTTTTCGTGTTATATGAACCGTAGCTCGAAAGGGTGAGGGAATTGGGGAAAATCCAAGCTTTGAGCTCCTTTTCCTTTACTCAGCTTGCATCAGTAGCCAGGACATAAAATGGTGTGCTTCACTTAAGTCCGAAACGCATAACTTCACTTAAGGGCACTGGTTTGACTTTTTGGCCCCTTTGACCAGGGACTTTTCtgcaaaaagaaagaagttggCAAGggttaaacaacaaaaagataGAATGTAAGCCtacaacaacaaaatgaaattttatttaaattttctgaatatttttctaaaaggaaaataacctatttatttaaaaacctattttatttaactaaaaagagaaaattaactcTATTTTTATCTAAAACCTATTTTTACCCTGTTTACACTAATCtatcttatttctaaaaatttagGAGGTAAAGTTTcctaaaataagaaacttatcataaaaaatgaaaaaaattggaGAGTTATCAAGTATCCCTTAAACTCAAAAAAGCTCATAATGTGTTATTGTGTGCTCCGTTTAAAGAAGAGTACAAGAAAATATGAGTTGTTTTCTATGCTGGACAAAGAAACCATGTTCAGTAGATTCCAGACGATCTTAAACGAGCTAAAGTCTCTTGGTAAGtcatatattgacaaaattttgcGCAGCCTCCCTAGACAGTGGAGACCATAAGTAACAACTCTTAGAACATCCAAAAACCTTGATGGAATGAGCTAGAAAAGTTAGTGGAATTATGAAGGTTCATGAGTTGGAGCTGCAATAAGACGAGATGGGTAAAGAAGGAAAAACTATTGAGAAGGAATTCCGCAAAGACCTTCAAAGTAGAAGAACCTATGGAAGAGTCTACGGATAAGGAAGACTcaaatgatgaagaagaagaagaactatCATTCATCTCCAAAAAGATCCACTCTatgtggaagaagaaaaagagcaCTCCTCTAAGAGGAAGACACATTGAATCTACCTCTAGAAACGAGCAAAAAGACAAACACAAAGAAGGACTTGTGATTTGCTATGAAAGTAAGAAAGCAgaacattttaaatttgaatgtcCTAGCTTGGAGAAATCTAAGAAGAAGACTATCTTTacaagaagagagaaaaaaaagttctCATGAGCACTTGGGAGGATCTTCATTCTTCAGAATCTGAAGAAGAGCAAGAGGAAGAAACAACCTATGTCTTGTGGCAGACACTGTTGAATACTCATCAGATGACCTGGACAAATGTAGAGAAAGAAAACCTAAAAAAGAAACTTGGACAAAAAAGATGATGAGATTTAATGAATGAGAAGACTTTTGGATAAAGCTAATGAGATTATGAATAAATAGAGGAATGAGCTTGGAGAGTTAAAGTAGGCGACTCTTGATAAGAAGGGGGAAGCTAGCATGTAATGTTCTTGAACCAAACAAAAACGGACaagatgaagatgttgagaAGAACTCAAGTATAAGAAGCTCAGATATTGAGATAGCAAAAAATTGTATGAGTGAAATTTTGTACGAGATGAAGAAGTCGACCAAAACATTAGAGAGATAAGTTAAGATACAAGATAGCACGACCAATGTGAAGAAAATGAGGCATCAActtttaatgaaagaagcaaatCTGATGTGGATGATGCACATTaagttttttgtttaattttgttagataaacttaaattaagaaaggatttatttgtaattttgttaagtctttattttattttgttttcaatagCACTATTTTGCTACTGTGTCATTTCATTTAAGTATTGAAAATTACGATCATTTAGTTTTTCGCTTTTATTCATAGAACAACTATGGTAGTTTATATTCTTGAGTTAGTTGTTCTAGGCAGTTGTTATTTTTCACTGAACTTTATTCGGCCTATGACCCAATTTCACAACCTATTTAAAGGCTACGAGAGTTAAATGAATTAAACATCATAGCAATTGTGAGTTGCAAAGTTATATCTGTTGTATGTGTCGCCTGCCACATCGTTTATTCAAAAAAGATAATATCCCGTGTGTGATAGGTTCCTAATCAGAAACCTATGGAAAACACACTCCACGCACTCAAAACACACTGCCAAGAATGCTGTATAACCTCTTTGTATTTACAGTCAATCAAGAATACAAGTAcagagagcttaacctccccctTCAGGACAAACAAGTTCTTCACAATCTGTTATTATCCCAAAACCAATCCCCTCTACAATTAAACCCAAACCTATTTATACAAGTCCCTCCCTACCTTTCCTAACTGCCAAGGCAGTTAGGCTAACTAATgtctcttccttctctcataaACCAATAGCCTCCTAACATTACCCTCCTCTACTTCAgtaaccttgtccccaaggttgaactCAGGGTATTAATCCTGAATAGTCCCCACGTCTTCCCACGTAGCCCCATCTCTACCACCTTCTTGCCATTCCACCAAGACCTGCTGCACCATCTCTTCCCCCTACTGCCTTTGCCTCTTCTCTAGAGTTCTCACTGGCCAATAGGTGGGTCCCTCTGCTTGTAGCTCGGCAGGGAGCTCCTTTTCTATTCTCTTCTTCCCCACCGCTTTCTTTAAttgggatacatgaaaaactGAATGTATCCTGGCTGATTCTGGCAACTGTAAGCGATAAGCAACCTTTCCAATTTGCTAAATCACCTGGAATGGTCCATAACATCGAGCTGCTAACTTGGGCTGTAACCGCATAGGCATAGAAGATTGTCTATGGGGTCTAATTTTCAAGTAGACCCAGTCTCCCACTTTAATATCCATTTCTCTCCTTCTTTTGTTCGCCTGGTTAGCCATCAAATCATGTGCCCGACGTAGATGGAATTTTAATTGTCTCAGAGCCTCGTCTCTCGTCATTAAGTCTTGAGCCACCGTTTCCACCGCTGTCTCCCCTAGAACGAATCTACTCAAGGACGGTGGAGCCCGGCCATGCACAATCTCGAACGGGGAGCACCTTGCCGCCCCCTGATAACTAGTATTGTACCAGTATTCAGCCCAAGGCAGCATCATCTTCCAGCTTTTGGGTTGCTCTGAGCAGAAACATCTCAAATATCCTTCCACAATGCGATTCAAGACCtctgtttgaccatcagtctCAGGATGGTAGGCAATGCTCATTTTAAGCTGGGTTCCTTGCATCTTAAAAAGTTCTTTCCAAAACACACTTAGAAATAGGGGATCTCTATCACTAACAATTGACATAGGGATTTCGTGTAACCTAACTATTTCCTAGACGAAGACCTCTACCACCGTTCTCGCTGAGTAGGGATGTTTCGGTGCTATGAAATGGACGTACTTGCTCAATCTATCCACCACTACCAATATTGCGTCATAGCTTTGAGATTTAGGCAATTTCACAATTAAATCTATACTTACCTCTTCCCACACTGTCTGAGGAATCAGCAGGGGCTGTAATAAAGCTTGGGGAGATGCAACCATATATTTATGCTACTGACATATCACACACCCAACCACAAACTCTGTTACAGTGTTCTTCATACCCACCAGTAGAAAGACTGCGCTATCCTTCTACAAGTTCGAAATACCCCTGAGTGTCCCCTTGTGCTTGTCACATGAAATTCCACTAATAATTTGGGGATCCAGATAGATTTAGCCGAAAGCACCAACCTCCCTTTGTAGTGAAGCCTGTCATTCTCCAAAGTATATGATGCGTGGCAATTCGGGTCCCTCTTGATCTCATCAACTATTTTCTTTAGTGACTCATCCTCTTCTACTTCCTTCAATACTTCTCGGAAATCATGCCAATACGGTCTGGAGATAGCCTGCAATTCTAGTTCCTCAATACCTTTTTCCCCTTTTCTAGATAGGGCGTCAGCAACCTTATCCGAGCTCCCTATTTTGTATACAATGTCAAAGTCGTAACCCATGAGCTTGGCTATCCAGTTCTGCTGACTGTGAGTCGTGATTCTCTGTTCCAACAGGTACTTCAGGCTACGTTGATCTGTATGCACCACAAACCTCCGTCCAAGTAGATATGGCCTCACATGTTTAATGGCCATTACCAAGGCCATGAACTCTTTTTCATATATAGATTTACTTAATGATCCCTCTGACAGAGCTTTGCCGAAAAATGCAATGGGTTTCCTATTCTGCATTAGCACAGCCCCCACACCAACCCTGGATGCGTCACATTCCATGTGAATACAGTCAATCAAGAATACAATCCCTGTTAGGCCCAAAAAACCTTTTAAGGCCTTCAAATTTTTCGGTTCTTCCCACTCCAACAACTCCTTGATTTTATCCTTGTCCATCTCAACACCCCTTTCAGATATCAGGTGGCCTAGATATCCGATCTGCTGCTTTCCAAACTCACATTTGCTTTGGTTAGCTACCCATCTCTGCTGCTCCAATAACTGTAACACCGTTCCCAACTATTCTAATGGAAAACACACTTCACACACACTCAAAACACACCGCCAAGAATGCTGTATAACCTCTTTGTATTTACAATCAATCAAGAATACAACTAcagagagcttaacctccccctTGAGGACAAACAAGTTCCTGACAATCTGTTATTATCCCAAAACCAATCCCCTCTACAATTAAACCCAAACCTATTTATACAAGTCCCTCCCCGCCTTTCCTAACTGCCAAGGCAGTTAGGCTAACTAATgtctcttccttctctcataaACCAATAACCTCATGTAGTCTTTTTTTATTCAACAAAAGATATAGATGCCTCTACTTCAACAAGCTAATGATTGAATCCATGACCACAAACCTCACCAGACACACATTTTGCCCTACCAACTAACTTTCTCTTTCTCCTAATTTCATCCTCTACTACTCAGCCACCACTCTTCCTGTTCCACTATTCCCTTTAGAATAATAGTATTCCCAACCATTTTCTCATCCCCACTTATAATCAAAAGGCTGAATGAGTAGTGAAAGGATTATAAGTGCTGGAAATTATTAGTTCTACTATTGCATTAAGGTTGACCATTATGTGTCCCACTACTGTTACCTCCATTATGATAATAGACAAAGTTGGACAATCTTCCTCTCTGGGATCCTATATTGCTATACAACCCTAACATCTTTAAATGCCAAtgccaagaggaagaagaattAGCATGTCAATAATTTGgtatatatttcattaatattgtAAATTGATGGATTTACAGGATTGACAACACAAAAAGGAGTAAGACCCTAACCAAACTAGATGAACCTGTTCACGCACAAGGCAGAGAAGACCTTAATCAAAACACTGCCATTTCCATCATCAATTGCAAGGTTGCAGCAGCTGTTGATTTCATCATTGTGAAATCAGAGTTTACAAATTACTTGGGTCATCCCTAGTAGAAGCAACGAtgattgtttttcttaattctttGATGGAGGATCTGATAGACCCTGTAGGGTGTTCGTAATTGGATGACACGTTTTCATTGGAAACTTTGTATTATGGAGAGTACAACAACAAAGGTCCGGGTGCTAATACAAGTCGTAAAGTTACGTGGCCTGGTTATAGGTTCATCACCAACTCCACTATGCAACCTACTTCGTCCTTGCAAATTTCATTTGAGGCAAACAATGGTTGAACTCTTATGGCATTCCATTCCTTTCTGCCTTAACTACGTCCATGCTCTTAGGCATGGTCTTATTCGATAAGGTATATCACTCATAATTCATGATCAACCTATAATATAGACAACCTTAACTACCAAATATATAACGTTGTTAACTTCACATCCCATTTGTAAAAATGATTCATGAAGAATGAAAGTACACAAAAACATATACTACTTCATAAACACCAATCAAAAATATAATACCTCACTCAATTAGGGCTCGACAAGTGAAAAATGGTTGCACCTACTAATCAGTGAGGTCTCGCCTGCCTAGAGCTTCAAGGCGTCTCACCAGTGGCCGAGCAAACGTAGGAATATCGACACTTAGTCACGAGAGAGAAAATGTGCCAATTCAAAAACTGATAGACATGCAATGACGGTGAACGACGACAACATGGATGGAGAATGACGACGAACGATGAGATAGACTGAAGAGGGTTGCTTCGTACGATGAGGAAATGAGACATGAACGACGACAAGAACGTCGAGAAGAGGGCAAACTTACATGGACGACGACGACACAAACGAAGATGATGGCGGCCACTAACAGGAGACTCATGGGAGGAACTTTCGCTCCAAGGTTGTTTTCTCTAGGGTTCTTTCGCTTAGAAGAAGGAAAACTAACctccaaatttttttatcgAATTTACCCAGGCACTTACAGACGACTTTTATCCATTGGTAATGATGCATATAGTTTACCAACAAATATTTTACACATATACTTTATCGATGCAAATACCGATAGATAATTTTGTCGGTAATTTACATAGCTCAATCCATTGATAAATCTATCGGTAATAGAATACTACCGACATTAAAGAATATGtcaataaattcattatttcttgtagtgatctCATCCTTCACCTAATACTCATAAGTATCAATTATGAGTCGAGAATCTATTAGGAAAATCACCTTGGTTGCTCCCATTTCTCTTGCTAATGAGACTGGTTAGGAAAATCACCTTGGTTATTCCAGGACCAATGCCCTTAGGGTTGGATTAGTCGTCCCATATAAGGTCCACCATGCTTCTTTTAACAAGCTGTTTGTTTGAAGCTCACTAGTGAAATTTGTCAGGCATTGTCTTTTATTTATCCTCTTTGCTCATACGGGATATGGAAATCCGATAACTCAATGGCCCAAGATGTTATTCCGCCTGCTAGGTTTGGTTTTTGCAAAATTTTTTGGATGAGGTAATCGGTCTTAACTACCCTCATGGCTTTGGAAATAAGGTCTTAGCCTTCTCACTGCCCTTAACAAGATAAAGGCACTTTCTCCACCAAGGTGTCAAAGAAACCTATGGGATGATAGGTAGGCAGGTAAACCATTCCAGGGTGGTCCCTTTCAGGGTGGTTGGGAAGGCCTTGCACATAGCGACATCATCGATTGTGTACAGACTAACGTGGCTGAAAATACGTGACGTGCTCGTCTGAATCGGTGTTGCCATCATATCGATCTAGTGTAATAGCCTTCCTCTACTTAAGGAGTGGAGTATCCATGATACCATCCATAAAGGGGTGTTGACGACTTCCTTTTTGGTTTCATTGTCAGTGCAAACACAATATACAGTTTTGTGCACTGAATTATTGTTATCAAGGATTTCCTTCTCCTTTGATTTGTCGATTACTCCCTCAACCTCTATCTTCCTCTCTAGCTTGCCATTCTTTTGCTTCAGGGCATCTATCTTTTCAACACTTCTCTTCTTAAATTCCATGAAATCTTGTTCCATTTTCATTTGGGGGTCTAGATTTGCGACTATGTCAGCCAAGGAAGGTTTGGGTCATACTTCCTTTGATCTAATCATTTTGCTCCTAGTAGAAACCACATAACACTTATCTTCATAAAATATTCATCGGCCCCACAGTGGACGCTACAATGTTCCTGTTTGTAGGACCAATTACACTGTGCAATGATCTTCACCATTCGTTATCCCTCAATCCTCAAATGTTCAATCTTTTACAAGTCGATAACCGCTTAGATATAGTCATCTCACTAATACAAAAACACCGTATAACGTCACACGTTCAATGTCTAATCATAGAACaaccaatgttaaaaatgaccaatgacattgttgtaaataaattcaatagtTAGACGTAATTTACAGGTTTCATTTGATGTCTAGAACAAAATAACGTCTAACCATAAACATGTTCGACGTATAAACCAATTTAAATGCATACTAAACGATCATTTGCTTCCCCACAATTTCACTTTAAATAGAGAGTTTTCAGATCCTTTGAAAACCCTACACCACCATTCACTAAACTTTTGCTTCCCTACACAAAACTTTCttaatcaaattcattttgataactttttgtCTTTAGGTTTCTATTAACtccttcaatttcaaaaaagccagacatttatttgtatttgtttcAACAtcattatgaaatattttttgaagCCAGACATTTTTTTGAAGCCAGAGCAAAAAGTTAATAGATATGGATTTCAAAATGTTTCTCCATTTTACATAACATGTAGTTCTTTTGCtagtttgttttcattttttgaatatgttttgttataatgtatttcttttgattttgttttcatttttgtgtCTGTGTTTTGTAAAACTGGATTTCTTTTGAAATCCTCTAAGGAATTTCATGACAGATTAAGTGATACTCTGACGTCATATTGTATCTGAAACAATTCTTTGGTAACAATCGCAATATTAAGGCTTCCAACTCCCCTCACCTAAGACTAGTTTGACGTCGAATCCCCATGAAATTCGACATCAAACCCTTCATTGGTGACAATTACCCCTTCTTTTGATCATATTTGATGTCGAAGCCTCTTAATATTCAACATTATATTGTATGTCGAAGCCTATTAAAATTTCATCACATTTCTGTCCCCCAAAAAACATTTAgttgacttgaatttcaaaatgcACCTACATATAGATGAGTAGATGAATGTGCACTTTGCAATTcaagttaaaaaattgaaatttaaagaattggaatctaaggaaagaaaaattacaagaaaacttaaaaatgGATCATAATATGTTCAATAAGGAAATTGTTCTAAAGGAAAGTAACTTATGTCTGTGCTATTTTTAAACGAGTCAGAGACGTCAAACTCCTGTCCAACTCAACGTCAACCCAATAGTTAAATAATTCATGGTAACCATAGTAATTATGGCTCCTAACTGTCCATAGCCACTAAACATAATTGACGTCGAAGTCCTGTCGAATTCGACGTACAAACATTCGTGGGAAACTGCACAATTATTATGGCTTTGAATGATTTACCTAACCATTTGGACGTCGAATCCCCATGGAATTCGACGTCAAACTCGTCGTTGTAACAACACAAATTCTGAGGCTTCCAACTGCATTATTACCTGACTAGTTTGATGTCGAAGCCCCTTGAAATTCAATGTTAATAACTTCATTGGTAGCAACACTGTAATTAATGCTTTTGATTTCCTATTTTTAGGTAGCATTTCACAATTAAGTTCTTTCATTTAAAGATACCAAGCATAGATGTAGACTTCATCAAAAGATGAGGTGCTTGTTGACCTTATGGTATCGTTTAGTCAAGTAAACGCTTCTTTAacttttgtctctttttagaCAGATGACGTTTAGCTTGTGTAAgcttctttatatttttatgtcttttaatgtattttgtcAGATACA contains:
- the LOC108347848 gene encoding uncharacterized protein LOC108347848, which encodes MEQDFMEFKKRSVEKIDALKQKNGKLERKIEVEGVIDKSKEKEILDNNNSVHKTVYCVCTDNETKKEVVNTPLWMLLEQQRWVANQSKCEFGKQQIGYLGHLISERGVEMDKDKIKELLEWEEPKNLKALKGFLGLTGIVFLIDCIHMECDASRVGVGAVLMQNRKPIAFFGKALSEGSLSKSIYEKEFMALVMAIKHVRPYLLGRRFVVHTDQRSLKYLLEQRITTHSQQNWIAKLMGYDFDIVYKIGSSDKVADALSRKGEKGIEELELQAISRPYWHDFREVLKEVEEDESLKKIVDEIKRDPNCHASYTLENDRLHYKGRLVLSAKSIWIPKLLVEFHVTSTRGHSGHKYMVASPQALLQPLLIPQTVWEEMQGTQLKMSIAYHPETDGQTEVLNRIVEGYLRCFCSEQPKSWKMMLPWAEYWYNTSYQGAARCSPFEIVHGRAPPSLSRFVLGETAVETVAQDLMTRDEALRQLKFHLRRAHDLMANQANKRRREMDIKVGDWVYLKIRPHRQSSMPMRLQPKLAARCYGPFQKAVGKKRIEKELPAELQAEGPTYWPVRTLEKRQRQ